From one Agathobaculum sp. NTUH-O15-33 genomic stretch:
- a CDS encoding TM1266 family iron-only hydrogenase system putative regulator, with protein sequence MENRIAILGIIVEDRDASYQVNELLHAYGDQIIGRMGVPHHDHCCSIITIVMDCPADTINALCGKLGRLQHVQVKSMLAK encoded by the coding sequence ATGGAAAACCGCATTGCGATACTGGGTATTATCGTAGAGGACAGAGATGCGAGCTATCAGGTGAATGAGCTGCTGCACGCTTATGGCGACCAGATCATCGGCCGCATGGGCGTTCCGCACCACGACCATTGCTGCTCCATCATCACCATTGTGATGGATTGCCCGGCCGATACCATCAACGCGCTGTGCGGCAAGCTGGGCCGTTTACAGCATGTGCAGGTCAAGTCAATGCTTGCAAAATAA
- a CDS encoding diacylglycerol/lipid kinase family protein — MQKLLFIVNPHAGRGEIVNKAVDCVSVFQNAGYDVTIYVTQNARDATAVVRARAGEFDRIVCAGGDGTLNEVVTGLMQTDLRPILGYIPAGTTNDFASSLSIPKNQLEAAQTAVGASLHAIDIGRFNERYFNYIAAFGVFTEVSYATPQQSKNIFGRAAYIFEGVKSLTSIKEHHIAVECSEVEEEDDYIYGMVTNSVQVGGFKTITPESVRLDDGLYEVLLVYPVYNPMELQWLVNDLLTRNEDSSRFRYFRTSHIRFSSPEEVPWTLDGEFGGATRHAEIDNNPRAITFTTG; from the coding sequence ATGCAAAAGCTGCTGTTTATCGTCAATCCGCACGCCGGACGCGGCGAGATCGTCAATAAGGCGGTCGATTGCGTCAGCGTGTTTCAAAACGCGGGCTATGATGTGACGATCTATGTTACGCAAAACGCGCGCGACGCGACCGCGGTGGTGCGGGCCCGCGCCGGCGAATTCGACCGGATCGTGTGCGCCGGCGGAGACGGCACGCTCAACGAAGTCGTCACCGGCCTGATGCAGACCGACCTGCGGCCCATTCTCGGCTATATCCCGGCGGGCACGACAAACGATTTTGCTTCCAGCCTGAGTATTCCCAAAAACCAGCTGGAGGCGGCGCAGACAGCGGTGGGCGCATCGCTGCACGCCATCGATATCGGCCGCTTTAACGAGCGCTATTTCAACTATATCGCCGCCTTCGGCGTATTTACCGAGGTTTCCTATGCCACGCCGCAGCAAAGCAAAAATATATTTGGCAGGGCGGCCTATATTTTCGAGGGCGTTAAATCGCTGACCAGTATCAAGGAGCACCACATCGCGGTCGAGTGCAGCGAGGTCGAGGAGGAGGACGACTATATCTATGGTATGGTCACCAACTCGGTGCAGGTGGGCGGCTTCAAGACGATCACGCCGGAAAGCGTGCGTCTGGATGATGGGCTCTATGAAGTGCTGCTTGTCTATCCCGTTTACAACCCCATGGAATTGCAGTGGCTGGTTAACGATCTGCTGACGCGCAACGAGGATTCCTCTAGGTTTCGCTATTTCCGCACCTCTCATATCCGTTTTTCCTCGCCGGAAGAGGTGCCGTGGACGCTGGACGGAGAGTTTGGCGGCGCGACCCGGCACGCGGAGATCGATAACAATCCGCGGGCCATCACTTTTACGACCGGTTAA
- a CDS encoding DUF1540 domain-containing protein, giving the protein MDKSNCNKSIRCTVDQCANHSNCAEYCALDCITVGTHEANPTVDQCTDCLSFEKKCC; this is encoded by the coding sequence ATGGATAAGTCTAACTGCAACAAGTCCATTCGCTGCACTGTCGATCAGTGTGCCAACCACAGCAACTGTGCCGAGTACTGCGCTCTCGATTGCATCACCGTTGGTACGCACGAGGCCAACCCCACCGTTGACCAGTGCACCGACTGCCTCTCTTTCGAGAAGAAGTGCTGCTAA